TGCAATCGCGCCTTCTCGCCCCCAAATCCGAGGACACGTTCGTGTTCCCCTACGTCGGCGCCCTCGGCCCAACGTTCCGGGTGGAGCTCCTGCCCGGGGACGCGTTCCCGTGGGACAACGTGCGCTACTTCACCCTGGCCGAGGCCGGGAGCACGGTCCGGGTGCGGTGGCTGGGAGAGGAGGACCGGTACCTGTGGGCAGCCCTGCAGGCGGCGGCGCCGGCGGTGCGGGTCCGCGAGCCGCCGTGGGACCTCACGGTGGCGGTGCGCGTAGACCTGCCCGCCTCCCCGAACGGCCCGGCGCTGTTGGTGGGGGCCGGCTCCCCCGAGGCCCCGTTGGGTGGGTTCGTCCCGGCGGGGGCTATCCACGGGGGGGAAAGCCCGCTCCTCCGGCACGTGGTCCCGGGGAACTTCCAGGCCGCCGCCGTCCGACCACCGCTGCTCCCGGATGGGGCGGAGGTGGCCCTATGGGCCGACGACCGGCCGGCCCTCGCCCGCTGGGAAGCCGCCCCCGGCCGCCGGGTCCTCCTGACCCTCGACCTTCCTCGGTCCAACCTCCCGCTGACCGTGGACTTCCCCATCCTCCTCAGCAATGCCTTGGCCTGGCTTCTCCCTCACCGCCCCGGCCAGGACCTCCGAGTGGGGGAGGCGATGGAGCTGGTCGAGGGGGCCGAGGTCCTGACCCCAACCGGGCCGGTAACCGGGACCTGGGTCCCGGATCGCCCCGGGCTGTACGAGCTCCGCCGTGACGGACGACGGGAGCGGATCGCCGTCAACGTCCCCTGGGAGGAATCGCTCCCCGGGGCTGCCCCCTCGGCCCCACCTGTCGTGCCCCAGCGAGCTACGGCGGCCCTCCCGATCTGGCCATGGTTGGGTCTGGCGACGCTCTTTGTCCTGGCGGGGGAGTGGGCGCTGGCCTGGCGGAGGGGTGGGTGATGCGGTTCCTCGTCCCGTGGGGGCTCGTCGGGCTGATCCCGGCCCTGGCCGTGCTCGCCTTGTCCCTGCGCAAGGGACGGCCGCTCCTCGGTCGGGCCCTCACCCTGACCCTGCTCGCCCTGGCGTTCGCCCAGCCCGAGGTGTCCCTGCGTCGGAGTGAGGAAACGATCTTCCTCCTCCTCGACCGGTCGGCGAGCGTGGGGGAGGAGGCGGAGGCAGCGCTGGAGGAGCTGCGGACGGCCCTCGCCGGGCGGGGCGCCCGGGTGGGGGTGGTGTCGTTCGGGGGCTCGCCCCAGGTGGACCGATGGCCGGGCCCGGGCATGCCGGGGGCAGCGGCCTCCCTGGCCCAGGTCGAGCGTTACGCCAC
This genomic interval from Candidatus Acetothermia bacterium contains the following:
- a CDS encoding BatA domain-containing protein yields the protein MSFAFPMAWAWLASGLVVLLLHLFRRRERELSVSALFLWEQVPPDRASYLERLRWRFDLLLCLQLLGVILFAFALAQPLLQVSRTAGATAIVIDGSASMAADGRVEEAVAAARRAIAASSGPWTVVRWADPPELLVPSTSKREEALAGLSQFRPTLGGRPPLGQALALLPDPGVRIVVITDDPPPDPGVDVVALPPKDNLAILAFSVRPEPDGSGYPALVRVRNDTPHYQDVQLVLRAGDGTYLQSRLLAPKSEDTFVFPYVGALGPTFRVELLPGDAFPWDNVRYFTLAEAGSTVRVRWLGEEDRYLWAALQAAAPAVRVREPPWDLTVAVRVDLPASPNGPALLVGAGSPEAPLGGFVPAGAIHGGESPLLRHVVPGNFQAAAVRPPLLPDGAEVALWADDRPALARWEAAPGRRVLLTLDLPRSNLPLTVDFPILLSNALAWLLPHRPGQDLRVGEAMELVEGAEVLTPTGPVTGTWVPDRPGLYELRRDGRRERIAVNVPWEESLPGAAPSAPPVVPQRATAALPIWPWLGLATLFVLAGEWALAWRRGG